TCAATATTTATCGTTCCATATTCTTCTGCTGACGGATAATCTTGAATCGATTGTTTCTCCGTTCGTTTTCCAGTCGCAATCTCTGATAATATCTTCTGGATGCTTTCTGAATCATCATATATTTTTTGAATACTGTTCGTGAAATCAATACAAATAGAGTCAACATTCTCCGCTTTTGGAAGAATCGGTGAGCGATTATCCTCTGCACATCCA
This window of the Mediterraneibacter gnavus ATCC 29149 genome carries:
- a CDS encoding DUF5301 domain-containing protein; translation: MKKLFVVLGICLCLCFGCAEDNRSPILPKAENVDSICIDFTNSIQKIYDDSESIQKILSEIATGKRTEKQSIQDYPSAEEYGTINIENNGGMTTMFYYEENGKYYIECPYKGIYEIENNFEDMI